Proteins encoded in a region of the Methanofastidiosum sp. genome:
- a CDS encoding response regulator, with translation MGKILIIEDNENNLYLTKYILEKNGHSTIFATTGNEGVKKAIEEKPDLIIMDIQLPDINGLEATKRIRESNVGNSIPIVALTSYAMMGDRDKALKAGCTGYIEKPIDPEKFIYQIMEFLK, from the coding sequence ATGGGGAAAATACTGATAATTGAAGACAATGAAAATAATCTTTATCTTACAAAATATATCTTAGAAAAAAATGGGCACTCTACTATTTTTGCTACTACAGGAAATGAAGGTGTAAAAAAAGCAATTGAAGAAAAGCCTGATCTTATTATCATGGATATACAGTTACCAGATATAAATGGACTTGAAGCAACAAAAAGAATAAGAGAATCTAATGTAGGAAATTCAATTCCCATTGTAGCTTTAACCTCATATGCAATGATGGGGGATAGAGATAAAGCACTTAAAGCAGGATGCACGGGATATATAGAGAAACCGATCGATCCTGAAAAATTTATTTATCAAATTATGGAATTCTTGAAATAA
- a CDS encoding response regulator, translating to MEILIVEDNEEIAYLQERILTANNYSVTRASNGQQALELLANKKYDMIISDILMPVMDGFQLCKTLKNDTKTKGIPFVFYSASYTEKKDKEFALKLGADIYVETPIEPDEFIKIINNYFEKLKEGKIKPREYLFEKENNVEKIYSERLARQLEKKLVLLEKKIAENNELMKKIKESEEKYRLIFDNTEDVVCLMDLNGIITFMSKSIEIHTGYKDVELIGKNIKDILSPKSYNEAKKR from the coding sequence GTGGAAATACTTATTGTAGAAGATAATGAAGAAATTGCATATCTTCAAGAGAGAATCTTAACTGCAAATAACTATAGTGTTACTCGAGCTTCAAATGGCCAACAAGCTCTTGAGTTGCTGGCCAACAAAAAGTACGATATGATAATCTCTGATATCCTAATGCCAGTAATGGATGGCTTCCAGCTTTGTAAAACGTTGAAGAACGATACTAAAACTAAGGGAATACCTTTTGTTTTTTATTCGGCGAGCTATACCGAAAAAAAAGACAAAGAATTTGCATTGAAATTAGGTGCAGATATTTACGTAGAGACACCAATTGAACCTGATGAATTTATAAAAATAATTAATAACTATTTTGAAAAGTTGAAAGAAGGAAAAATAAAGCCAAGAGAGTATTTATTTGAAAAAGAAAATAATGTGGAAAAGATATACAGTGAACGCTTGGCAAGACAACTAGAGAAAAAGCTAGTGCTCTTGGAAAAAAAGATTGCTGAAAATAATGAACTAATGAAAAAAATAAAAGAAAGTGAAGAAAAATATAGATTGATTTTTGATAACACTGAGGACGTAGTTTGCCTTATGGATTTAAACGGAATTATAACCTTTATGAGTAAAAGTATTGAAATCCATACAGGTTATAAAGACGTTGAATTGATTGGTAAGAATATTAAGGATATTCTTTCGCCAAAATCATACAATGAAGCCAAGAAAAGGTAG